A DNA window from Hydrogenophaga taeniospiralis contains the following coding sequences:
- a CDS encoding YbaK/EbsC family protein has translation MSLDSVKQFIAEHAPDLSIIEVETSGATVAMAATAFGVAPGQIAKTLSLCVGEQVILLVARGDARLDNRKYKDQFGAKARFLAASEVEKVTGHPIGGVGPFGLASQLDVYCDVSLRRFSEVLPAAGASNAGVRVVPERMAQLVNARWVDVMQHENAAESLAG, from the coding sequence ATGAGCCTCGACTCCGTCAAACAGTTTATTGCCGAGCACGCCCCGGATCTTTCAATCATTGAAGTGGAAACAAGTGGCGCTACCGTCGCGATGGCGGCCACGGCGTTCGGTGTCGCTCCAGGACAGATTGCCAAGACGTTGTCTCTGTGCGTAGGCGAGCAAGTGATCTTGCTCGTCGCCCGAGGCGATGCTCGACTCGATAACAGAAAGTACAAAGATCAGTTTGGGGCAAAGGCCCGCTTCCTGGCGGCGAGCGAGGTGGAAAAGGTAACGGGCCACCCCATAGGAGGCGTCGGGCCCTTCGGGCTTGCAAGTCAACTGGATGTGTATTGCGATGTCTCGCTGCGGCGCTTCAGCGAAGTGCTTCCCGCCGCCGGCGCAAGCAATGCAGGTGTCAGGGTAGTGCCTGAGCGGATGGCCCAACTGGTCAACGCACGTTGGGTGGACGTCATGCAGCATGAGAATGCTGCTGAATCGCTGGCCGGTTGA